In Helianthus annuus cultivar XRQ/B chromosome 3, HanXRQr2.0-SUNRISE, whole genome shotgun sequence, a single window of DNA contains:
- the LOC110929527 gene encoding isoflavone reductase-like protein — protein sequence MAEKSKILIIGGTGYIGKFIVEASANMGHPTFVLVRESTLSDPSKSSVIDCFKKAGVNIITGDLHDHERLITAIKQVDVVISAVGVSQTQLADQVKIIAAIKEAGNIKKFYPSEFGNDADRSHAVEPAKTLFATKAQVRRAIEAENIPYTYISSNCFAGYLLPTLAQSGVTAPPRDKVVSLGDGNAKAVFNEEHDIATYTIKTVDDPRTVNKSVYINPPGNIYSFNELVSLWEKKIGKTLEKVYLSEDQVLKNIEESPLPHSLIMSISHTVFVKGDQTNFEIEPSFGVEASELYPDVKYTTVDEYLSRFV from the exons ATGGCGGAGAAGAGTAAGATTCTGATCATCGGAGGAACCGGCTACATCGGTAAATTCATAGTCGAAGCCAGCGCTAACATGGGTCATCCTACTTTCGTCCTCGTTAGGGAATCCACGCTCTCCGATCCTTCCAAATCTTCAGTGATCGACTGTTTTAAGAAAGCCGGCGTTAATATCATCACT GGCGATTTGCATGATCACGAGAGGCTGATCACGGCGATAAAGCAGGTAGATGTGGTGATCTCGGCAGTAGGAGTGAGTCAAACACAACTTGCTGATCAAGTCAAAATCATTGCTGCCATAAAAGAAGCTGGTAATATCAAG AAATTTTATCCATCCGAGTTTGGAAACGATGCGGATCGTTCACACGCCGTGGAACCTGCCAAAACGTTATTCGCAACCAAGGCTCAGGTTCGCCGAGCCATTGAGGCTGAAAACATACCTTATACATATATTAGTTCCAACTGTTTTGCGGGTTATTTGCTTCCAACATTGGCTCAGTCTGGGGTCACCGCTCCCCCAAGGGACAAAGTCGTTAGCTTAGGTGATGGAAACGCGAAAG CTGTTTTCAATGAGGAACATGACATTGCAACCTACACCATTAAAACCGTTGATGACCCAAGAACCGTCAACAAAAGTGTCTACATAAACCCTCCGGGTAACATATACTCGTTCAACGAACTCGTGTCGTTGTGGGAGAAAAAGATTGGCAAAACATTGGAGAAGGTCTATCTATCTGAAGATCAAGTATTGAAAAACATAGAGG AATCTCCTCTTCCACACAGCTTAATCATGTCAATCTCGCACACGGTCTTTGTAAAGGGCGATCAAACAAACTTTGAGATTGAACCATCATTCGGAGTGGAGGCTTCGGAGCTTTATCCCGATGTTAAATATACTACAGTTGATGAGTATCTAAGTCGTTTCGTTTGA